From a region of the Longimicrobium sp. genome:
- a CDS encoding DsbA family protein: protein MTLTGLTIRREFFTERPAAAAAQTSTVREWKSYAESGQRLGPANATVTIVEFSDFQCPACRAAAETLRRVRQRYPQQVAVLYRHAPIPSHEHAADAARASQCAARQGRFEAYHDVLFANQKSIGQLSWAAFADSASVADGDAFDSCMSSTAPKSEVENDRSAAQRLGVNATPTFLVNNQLVVGAPSEEELVAMIEKTLRGASRAR from the coding sequence GTGACCCTTACTGGACTAACCATACGGCGCGAGTTCTTCACCGAGCGGCCCGCGGCCGCGGCTGCGCAGACGAGCACCGTCCGCGAATGGAAGTCGTATGCGGAGTCAGGGCAGAGGCTCGGGCCGGCGAACGCCACGGTGACCATCGTGGAGTTCTCGGACTTCCAGTGTCCCGCCTGCCGTGCCGCGGCCGAGACGTTGCGAAGGGTCCGCCAGCGGTATCCTCAGCAGGTCGCGGTGCTGTACCGCCACGCGCCCATCCCGTCGCACGAGCACGCGGCCGACGCGGCGCGCGCCAGCCAGTGCGCGGCCCGGCAGGGACGATTCGAGGCCTACCACGACGTTCTATTCGCGAACCAGAAGTCGATTGGGCAGCTCTCCTGGGCGGCGTTCGCGGATTCCGCGAGCGTCGCTGACGGAGATGCGTTCGACTCCTGCATGTCCAGCACCGCGCCCAAGTCGGAGGTGGAGAACGATCGGAGTGCCGCGCAGCGCCTGGGCGTGAACGCGACGCCCACGTTTCTCGTCAACAATCAACTTGTTGTCGGAGCGCCGAGCGAGGAAGAGCTCGTGGCGATGATCGAGAAGACGCTTCGTGGCGCATCTCGTGCACGTTGA
- a CDS encoding PDZ domain-containing protein, translating to MKASVYLSAALLVTASASLHAQDRAAPKGATQEEVLRVPAGSVRRPPATMGLGLRVRPQPLATGGFRWADYPLVHEVYAGSPAARLGIRSGDQVLSANGVDAREPSATRITHVGQRFALRIRRGSQVRDYTIVTVPNPPAR from the coding sequence ATGAAAGCATCGGTGTACCTCAGTGCGGCCCTGCTCGTCACTGCGTCGGCTTCGCTTCATGCGCAGGACCGGGCCGCTCCCAAGGGAGCCACGCAGGAAGAGGTGTTGCGCGTGCCCGCGGGATCAGTACGCCGCCCGCCCGCGACCATGGGGCTGGGACTGCGTGTGAGGCCCCAGCCGCTCGCGACCGGCGGCTTCCGTTGGGCGGACTACCCACTGGTGCATGAGGTGTATGCAGGTAGCCCTGCGGCGCGCCTCGGCATCCGTTCCGGCGACCAGGTCCTTTCGGCCAACGGCGTGGACGCGCGCGAGCCGAGTGCCACGCGCATCACGCACGTAGGCCAGCGCTTCGCCCTCCGCATCCGGCGCGGTAGCCAGGTGCGCGACTACACCATCGTCACCGTTCCCAATCCGCCGGCGCGCTGA